A section of the Lepus europaeus isolate LE1 chromosome 10, mLepTim1.pri, whole genome shotgun sequence genome encodes:
- the PARVG gene encoding gamma-parvin, whose product MGEVAAVEEVRGRPCLRAPRPGEPGSCRVPSARATEATIPCAEKQPGTAEHRVNSELCSNHDTFCPPNPPGRVRERMEPESSRGLLQLPTEARLPTEGELPPGEKKKYLAPASRKDPRFEELQQVLMEWINATLLPEHIVARSLEEDLFDGLILHHLFQKLAALRLEVEEMALTSASQQRKLAVVLDAVNRSLQVEERQVPWSVEAIFSKDLLATLHLLVALAKRFQPDLPLPANVHVEVITIESTRTGLKSETSVEQLTECGADKDGLLVSARITQGALLHAPALLHALTVHGRMKKDAGSRPPTPAPGGLQLFTGSGSAGDVFDELFKLAPEKVKAVSEAIMTFVNQKLERLGLSVQNLDTQFADGVILLLLIGQLQGFFLHLKEFYLTPSSPAERLHNVTLALELLRDHGLLQQPVSPEAIVNKDARSTLRLLYCLFRKHKLEAPHGAPR is encoded by the exons ATGGGGGAAGTGGCAGCCGTGGAGGAAGTGAGAGGCCGCCCCTGCCTCCGAGCCCCGCGACCTGGGGAACCCGGAAGCTGCCGTGTTCCGAGCGCCCGAGCCACCGAGGCCACGATTCCCTGTGCGGAGAAGCAGCCAG GAACCGCTGAGCACAGAGTGAATTCAGAGCTGTGCTCCAACCACGACACCTTCTGTCCCCCGAACCCTCCAGGGCGGGTGAGGGAGAGGATGGAGCCGGAGTCCTCCCGCGGCCTGCTGCAGCTCCCCACAGAGGCGCGCCTCCCCACGGAGGGGGAGCTCCCCCCAG GGGAGAAGAAGAAGTACCTGGCACCCGCCTCGCGGAAGGACCCCAGGTTTGAAGAGCTGCAGCAG GTGCTGATGGAGTGGATCAACGCCACACTCCTGCCCGAGCACATTGTGGCGCGCAGCCTGGAGGAGGACTTGTTCGACGGGCTCATCCTGCACCACCTATTCC AGAAGCTGGCGGCGCTGCGGCTGGAAGTGGAGGAGATGGCCTTGACCTCTGCGAGCCAGCAGCGCAAGCTGGCCGTGGTGCTGGACGCCGTGAACCGcagcctgcaggtggaggagcgGCAGGTCCCATGGAGCGTGGAGG ccatCTTCAGCAAGGACCTGCTGGCCACCTTGCACCTCCTTGTGGCCCTGGCCAAGCGCTTCCAGCCggacctgcccctcccagccaacgTCCATGTGGAGGTCATCACCATCGAG AGCACCAGGACCGGTCTGAAGTCGGAGACCTCGGTGGAGCAGCTCACCGAGTGCGG CGCAGACAAGGACGGCCTCCTGGTGAGTGCGCGCATCACGCAAGGCGCTCTCCTGCACGCTCCCGCTCTCCTGCACGCTCTGACCGTGCACGGGAGGATGAAGAAGGACG CTGGATctcggccccccacccccgccccgggaggCTTACAG CTGTTTACCGGATCTGGGTCTGCAGGGGATGTCTTTGATGAATTATTTAAGCTGGCGCCGGAGAAAGTGAAGGCGGTGAGCGAG GCCATCATGACGTTTGTCAACCAGAAGCTGGAGCGCCTGGGCCTGTCCGTGCAGAACCTGGACACCCAG TTCGCAGACGGGGTCATCCTGCTCTTGCTGATTGGACAGCTGCAAGGCTTCTTCCTGCACCTGAAGGAATTCTACCTCACGCCCAGTTCTCCTGCGGAAAGG CTGCACAACGTGACCCTGGCCCTGGAGCTGCTGAGGGACCACGGGCTCCTGCAGCAGCCGGTCAGCCCCGAAG CCATCGTGAACAAGGACGCCAGGAGCACGCTGCGGCTGCTCTACTGCCTGTTCCGCAAGCACAAGCTGGAGGCGCCCCACGGAGCCCCACGTTAA